A region from the Plutella xylostella chromosome 8, ilPluXylo3.1, whole genome shotgun sequence genome encodes:
- the LOC105394264 gene encoding perilipin-4 isoform X31 yields MFSGIADGAFRSIGEKTASLFERKKKDAEQLAAEKAAEAAHTVEEQIKKTGEIIGGAQKSAADAASSAQGAGNSAVNALSDELNKVSLAAGEAKDAAAKAVADGKKAIDTTKDTVATTFDSTKKAAESAITSAKDTVSSTLQSTVDTTQKVASSALETGKTYASSAKDTVSSTVQSTVDTTQKLAQSAVETGKSYVGGAKDYVSNTVNSTVDSTAKASQAAAESGKSFVSSAQDKVQSTVDVTKSMAQSTMDTTWTYFDYAKDTVQSTIQTAVDTSRTAAQSALDVGKTYVDSAKDTVASTVDHTYKAAGSAVETGKSYVGTAKDTVASTIQSTVDTTKNVANTAVETTKSVANSAVEKGKSYVDSAKETVASTVDSSKNVAASAVDKGVTLVGSAKDTVTNTVSTTLDTTKSVAASAVEKGTSLVGSAKGTVASTVDTTKNVAASAFEMGSSAIGSAKDTITGTIQSTVDTTKNVASSAFEKGTSLAGSAKDTVTSSVQGTVDTTKSVASSAFEKGSSLVGSAKDTISSTVASTVDSTKQAASTAFDTGSAFVGSAKDSIANKVQSTVETTKNVASAAVEKGSSMVETAKDSVASTVKSTVDNTKNVASAAVEKGSSLVGSAKVSVTSSFSIAKDNAEDIIDHNRNYVDDIEDSVEKAKHNVKSAVDDSTKAIDATTENMKNKFESTIKSSNKAADDAASEASDSINATVDSTKKAAEEAKAQALKAAEDAKEKARQAAEAAKEEARKAAEAAKEEAKKAANSAVEESKKAAESAVDSTLKRVEGAADEGLKNASAAVDAKLKNADKYLNEKRDALLSNISSAAHDGSEGAAGLLSKGLAAFPK; encoded by the exons atgttcagTGGAATAGCCG ATG GAGCGTTCCGAAGCATCGGTGAGAAGACCGCTTCACTCTTCGAGCGGAAGAAGAAGGACGCTGAACAGCTGGCTGCTGAGAAAGCGGCTGAGGCTGCTCACACGGTCGAGGAGCAGATCAAGAAGACCGGAGAGATCATCGGAGGGGCCCAGAAGAGCGCCGCCGATGCTGCCAGCTCAG CCCAAGGTGCTGGAAACTCTGCCGTGAACGCGCTGAGCGATGAGCTGAACAAGGTCAGCCTGGCTGCAGGGGAGGCCAAGGATGCCGCCGCCAAAGCAGTCGCTGACGGGAAAAAGGCCATCGACACTACTAAAG ATACAGTTGCCACAACTTTTGACAGCACAAAGAAAGCAGCGGAGTCCGCAATCACTTCAGCCAAAG ATACAGTATCAAGCACCCTCCAGAGTACTGTTGACACTACACAAAAAGTTGCTTCTTCCGCTTTGGAAACAGGAAAAACTTACGCTAGTAGCGCCAAAG ATACAGTCTCAAGCACAGTTCAAAGCACTGTAGACACAACACAAAAACTTGCACAGTCAGCCGTTGAAACTGGCAAATCTTATGTCGGAGGTGCTAAAG attacGTGTCTAACACAGTAAACTCCACTGTAGATTCTACTGCAAAGGCCTCTCAGGCTGCAGCTGAATCTGGAAAATCATTTGTCTCTTCCGCTCAAG ATAAAGTTCAGAGCACCGTTGATGTAACTAAAAGTATGGCGCAATCTACAATGGACACAACTTGGACTTACTTCGACTATGCCAAAG ATACTGTACAAAGTACGATACAGACTGCTGTAGATACTTCGAGAACTGCCGCGCAATCTGCTTTGGATGTTGGAAAGACTTATGTTGATAGTGCTAAAG ACACAGTCGCAAGCACAGTTGACCACACATATAAGGCAGCTGGATCAGCAGTTGAAACAGGGAAAAGCTATGTTGGAACTGCTAAAG ATACGGTTGCAAGCACAATTCAGAGCACAGTAGATACCACTAAGAATGTTGCTAACACCGCAGTTGAGACCACAAAGAGTGTTGCTAACTCGGCTGTCGAGAAAGGCAAATCATATGTAGATAGTGCAAAAG AAACCGTAGCAAGCACCGTAGATTCATCAAAGAATGTTGCTGCGTCTGCAGTTGATAAAGGAGTAACTTTAGTGGGATCTGCCAAAG ATACCGTAACAAACACAGTATCTACAACTTTAGATACCACTAAATCAGTTGCTGCATCGGCAGTAGAAAAAGGCACTTCATTAGTTGGATCAGCTAAAG gcACAGTAGCTAGTACTGTAGATACGACCAAAAATGTAGCAGCATCTGCATTTGAAATGGGATCTTCAGCTATTGGTAGTGCAAAAG ATACGATCACTGGAACTATTCAAAGCACTGTAGATACCACAAAAAATGTAGCTTCATCGGCTTTTGAGAAAGGTACCTCACTAGCTGGATCTGCCAaag ACACAGTAACTAGTTCAGTCCAAGGCACAGTTGATACCACCAAATCAGTTGCTTCATCGGCTTTTGAAAAAGGTTCCTCATTAGTTGGAAGTGCCaaag ATACGATATCTAGCACTGTTGCAAGCACTGTAGACTCAACCAAACAAGCTGCATCTACGGCATTCGATACTGGGTCAGCGTTTGTTGGAAGTGCTAAAG ATTCAATTGCTAACAAAGTTCAGAGCACTGtagaaacaacaaaaaatgtaGCCTCAGCTGCAGTTGAAAAGGGGTCATCAATGGTGGAAACTGCTAAAG ATAGCGTAGCTAGCACAGTTAAAAGCACTGTAGATAATACAAAGAACGTCGCATCTGCTGCTGTGGAAAAAGGTTCTTCATTAGTCGGGTCTGCTAAAG TTTCAGTCACTTCCTCATTTTCAATCGCAAAAGACAATGCTGAAGACATTATTGATCACAACAGAAACTACGTTGATGATATTGAAG ACTCTGTAGAAAAGGCTAAGCATAATGTAAAATCAGCAGTAGACGATAGCACAAAGGCCATTGATGCGACTACAG AGAACATGAAAAATAAGTTTGAATCAACTATTAAGAGTAGCAACAAGGCAGCCGATGATGCAGCAAGCGAAGCTAGTG ATTCGATAAACGCCACGGTCGACAGCACCAAGAAGGCTGCTGAAGAAGCCAAAGCTCAAGCCCTGAAAGCAGCTGAAGACGCCAAGGAAAAGGCTCGTCAAGCCGCTGAAGCCGCTAAGGAAGAGGCCAGGAAAGCTGCCGAGGCTGCCAAGGAAGAAGCTAAGAAAGCTGCCA aCTCAGCCGTAGAAGAGTCTAAGAAGGCGGCGGAGAGCGCGGTGGACAGCACGCTGAAGCGCGTGGAGGGCGCCGCGGACGAGGGGCTCAAGAACGCCAGCGCCGCCGTCGACGCCAAGCTCAAGAACGCCGACAAGTACTTGAACGAGAAACGGGATGCG TTGCTGTCCAACATTTCTTCAGCCGCTCACGATGGATCCGAGGGAGCAGCCGGTCTGCTGAGCAAGGGTCTGGCGGCTTTCCCCAAGTAA
- the LOC105394264 gene encoding perilipin-4 isoform X7, with the protein MFSGIADGAFRSIGEKTASLFERKKKDAEQLAAEKAAEAAHTVEEQIKKTGEIIGGAQKSAADAASSAQGAGNSAVNALSDELNKVSLAAGEAKDAAAKAVADGKKAIDTTKDTVATTFDSTKKAAESAITSAKDTVSSTLQSTVDTTQKVASSALETGKTYASSAKDTVSSTVQSTVDTTQKLAQSAVETGKSYVGGAKDYVSNTVNSTVDSTAKASQAAAESGKSFVSSAQDKVQSTVDVTKSMAQSTMDTTWTYFDYAKDTVQSTIQTAVDTSRTAAQSALDVGKTYVDSAKDTVASTVDHTYKAAGSAVETGKSYVGTAKDTVASTIQSTVDTTKNVANTAVETTKSVANSAVEKGKSYVDSAKETVASTVDSSKNVAASAVDKGVTLVGSAKDTVTNTVSTTLDTTKSVAASAVEKGTSLVGSAKGTVASTVDTTKNVAASAFEMGSSAIGSAKDTITGTIQSTVDTTKNVASSAFEKGTSLAGSAKDTVTSSVQGTVDTTKSVASSAFEKGSSLVGSAKDTLASTVDTTKNLGASAFEKGTSLVGTAKDTLASTVDSTKNVAASAIEKGTSAIGSAKDTISSTVASTVDSTKQAASTAFDTGSAFVGSAKDSIANKVQSTVETTKNVASAAVEKGSSMVETAKDSVASTVKSTVDNTKNVASAAVEKGSSLVGSAKVSVTSSFSIAKDNAEDIIDHNRNYVDDIEDSVEKAKHNVKSAVDDSTKAIDATTENMKNKFESTIKSSNKAADDAASEASDSINATVDSTKKAAEEAKAQALKAAEDAKEKARQAAEAAKEEARKAAEAAKEEAKKAANSAVEESKKAAESAVDSTLKRVEGAADEGLKNASAAVDAKLKNADKYLNEKRDALLSNISSAAHDGSEGAAGLLSKGLAAFPK; encoded by the exons atgttcagTGGAATAGCCG ATG GAGCGTTCCGAAGCATCGGTGAGAAGACCGCTTCACTCTTCGAGCGGAAGAAGAAGGACGCTGAACAGCTGGCTGCTGAGAAAGCGGCTGAGGCTGCTCACACGGTCGAGGAGCAGATCAAGAAGACCGGAGAGATCATCGGAGGGGCCCAGAAGAGCGCCGCCGATGCTGCCAGCTCAG CCCAAGGTGCTGGAAACTCTGCCGTGAACGCGCTGAGCGATGAGCTGAACAAGGTCAGCCTGGCTGCAGGGGAGGCCAAGGATGCCGCCGCCAAAGCAGTCGCTGACGGGAAAAAGGCCATCGACACTACTAAAG ATACAGTTGCCACAACTTTTGACAGCACAAAGAAAGCAGCGGAGTCCGCAATCACTTCAGCCAAAG ATACAGTATCAAGCACCCTCCAGAGTACTGTTGACACTACACAAAAAGTTGCTTCTTCCGCTTTGGAAACAGGAAAAACTTACGCTAGTAGCGCCAAAG ATACAGTCTCAAGCACAGTTCAAAGCACTGTAGACACAACACAAAAACTTGCACAGTCAGCCGTTGAAACTGGCAAATCTTATGTCGGAGGTGCTAAAG attacGTGTCTAACACAGTAAACTCCACTGTAGATTCTACTGCAAAGGCCTCTCAGGCTGCAGCTGAATCTGGAAAATCATTTGTCTCTTCCGCTCAAG ATAAAGTTCAGAGCACCGTTGATGTAACTAAAAGTATGGCGCAATCTACAATGGACACAACTTGGACTTACTTCGACTATGCCAAAG ATACTGTACAAAGTACGATACAGACTGCTGTAGATACTTCGAGAACTGCCGCGCAATCTGCTTTGGATGTTGGAAAGACTTATGTTGATAGTGCTAAAG ACACAGTCGCAAGCACAGTTGACCACACATATAAGGCAGCTGGATCAGCAGTTGAAACAGGGAAAAGCTATGTTGGAACTGCTAAAG ATACGGTTGCAAGCACAATTCAGAGCACAGTAGATACCACTAAGAATGTTGCTAACACCGCAGTTGAGACCACAAAGAGTGTTGCTAACTCGGCTGTCGAGAAAGGCAAATCATATGTAGATAGTGCAAAAG AAACCGTAGCAAGCACCGTAGATTCATCAAAGAATGTTGCTGCGTCTGCAGTTGATAAAGGAGTAACTTTAGTGGGATCTGCCAAAG ATACCGTAACAAACACAGTATCTACAACTTTAGATACCACTAAATCAGTTGCTGCATCGGCAGTAGAAAAAGGCACTTCATTAGTTGGATCAGCTAAAG gcACAGTAGCTAGTACTGTAGATACGACCAAAAATGTAGCAGCATCTGCATTTGAAATGGGATCTTCAGCTATTGGTAGTGCAAAAG ATACGATCACTGGAACTATTCAAAGCACTGTAGATACCACAAAAAATGTAGCTTCATCGGCTTTTGAGAAAGGTACCTCACTAGCTGGATCTGCCAaag ACACAGTAACTAGTTCAGTCCAAGGCACAGTTGATACCACCAAATCAGTTGCTTCATCGGCTTTTGAAAAAGGTTCCTCATTAGTTGGAAGTGCCaaag ATACACTCGCTAGTACCGTAGATACCACCAAAAATTTGGGGGCTTCAGCTTTTGAGAAAGGCACATCTTTAGTTGGAACTGCAAAAG ataCACTTGCTAGCACTGTAGACTCTACTAAGAATGTAGCAGCTTCTGCTATTGAAAAGGGAACGTCAGCTATTGGTAGCGCTAAAG ATACGATATCTAGCACTGTTGCAAGCACTGTAGACTCAACCAAACAAGCTGCATCTACGGCATTCGATACTGGGTCAGCGTTTGTTGGAAGTGCTAAAG ATTCAATTGCTAACAAAGTTCAGAGCACTGtagaaacaacaaaaaatgtaGCCTCAGCTGCAGTTGAAAAGGGGTCATCAATGGTGGAAACTGCTAAAG ATAGCGTAGCTAGCACAGTTAAAAGCACTGTAGATAATACAAAGAACGTCGCATCTGCTGCTGTGGAAAAAGGTTCTTCATTAGTCGGGTCTGCTAAAG TTTCAGTCACTTCCTCATTTTCAATCGCAAAAGACAATGCTGAAGACATTATTGATCACAACAGAAACTACGTTGATGATATTGAAG ACTCTGTAGAAAAGGCTAAGCATAATGTAAAATCAGCAGTAGACGATAGCACAAAGGCCATTGATGCGACTACAG AGAACATGAAAAATAAGTTTGAATCAACTATTAAGAGTAGCAACAAGGCAGCCGATGATGCAGCAAGCGAAGCTAGTG ATTCGATAAACGCCACGGTCGACAGCACCAAGAAGGCTGCTGAAGAAGCCAAAGCTCAAGCCCTGAAAGCAGCTGAAGACGCCAAGGAAAAGGCTCGTCAAGCCGCTGAAGCCGCTAAGGAAGAGGCCAGGAAAGCTGCCGAGGCTGCCAAGGAAGAAGCTAAGAAAGCTGCCA aCTCAGCCGTAGAAGAGTCTAAGAAGGCGGCGGAGAGCGCGGTGGACAGCACGCTGAAGCGCGTGGAGGGCGCCGCGGACGAGGGGCTCAAGAACGCCAGCGCCGCCGTCGACGCCAAGCTCAAGAACGCCGACAAGTACTTGAACGAGAAACGGGATGCG TTGCTGTCCAACATTTCTTCAGCCGCTCACGATGGATCCGAGGGAGCAGCCGGTCTGCTGAGCAAGGGTCTGGCGGCTTTCCCCAAGTAA
- the LOC105394264 gene encoding perilipin-4 isoform X19, with the protein MFSGIADGAFRSIGEKTASLFERKKKDAEQLAAEKAAEAAHTVEEQIKKTGEIIGGAQKSAADAASSAQGAGNSAVNALSDELNKVSLAAGEAKDAAAKAVADGKKAIDTTKDTVATTFDSTKKAAESAITSAKDTVSSTLQSTVDTTQKVASSALETGKTYASSAKDTVSSTVQSTVDTTQKLAQSAVETGKSYVGGAKDYVSNTVNSTVDSTAKASQAAAESGKSFVSSAQDKVQSTVDVTKSMAQSTMDTTWTYFDYAKDTVQSTIQTAVDTSRTAAQSALDVGKTYVDSAKDTVASTVDHTYKAAGSAVETGKSYVGTAKDTVASTIQSTVDTTKNVANTAVETTKSVANSAVEKGKSYVDSAKETVASTVDSSKNVAASAVDKGVTLVGSAKDTVTNTVSTTLDTTKSVAASAVEKGTSLVGSAKGTVASTVDTTKNVAASAFEMGSSAIGSAKDTITGTIQSTVDTTKNVASSAFEKGTSLAGSAKDTVTSSVQGTVDTTKSVASSAFEKGSSLVGSAKDTLASTVDSTKNVAASAIEKGTSAIGSAKDTISSTVASTVDSTKQAASTAFDTGSAFVGSAKDSIANKVQSTVETTKNVASAAVEKGSSMVETAKDSVASTVKSTVDNTKNVASAAVEKGSSLVGSAKVSVTSSFSIAKDNAEDIIDHNRNYVDDIEDSVEKAKHNVKSAVDDSTKAIDATTENMKNKFESTIKSSNKAADDAASEASDSINATVDSTKKAAEEAKAQALKAAEDAKEKARQAAEAAKEEARKAAEAAKEEAKKAANSAVEESKKAAESAVDSTLKRVEGAADEGLKNASAAVDAKLKNADKYLNEKRDALLSNISSAAHDGSEGAAGLLSKGLAAFPK; encoded by the exons atgttcagTGGAATAGCCG ATG GAGCGTTCCGAAGCATCGGTGAGAAGACCGCTTCACTCTTCGAGCGGAAGAAGAAGGACGCTGAACAGCTGGCTGCTGAGAAAGCGGCTGAGGCTGCTCACACGGTCGAGGAGCAGATCAAGAAGACCGGAGAGATCATCGGAGGGGCCCAGAAGAGCGCCGCCGATGCTGCCAGCTCAG CCCAAGGTGCTGGAAACTCTGCCGTGAACGCGCTGAGCGATGAGCTGAACAAGGTCAGCCTGGCTGCAGGGGAGGCCAAGGATGCCGCCGCCAAAGCAGTCGCTGACGGGAAAAAGGCCATCGACACTACTAAAG ATACAGTTGCCACAACTTTTGACAGCACAAAGAAAGCAGCGGAGTCCGCAATCACTTCAGCCAAAG ATACAGTATCAAGCACCCTCCAGAGTACTGTTGACACTACACAAAAAGTTGCTTCTTCCGCTTTGGAAACAGGAAAAACTTACGCTAGTAGCGCCAAAG ATACAGTCTCAAGCACAGTTCAAAGCACTGTAGACACAACACAAAAACTTGCACAGTCAGCCGTTGAAACTGGCAAATCTTATGTCGGAGGTGCTAAAG attacGTGTCTAACACAGTAAACTCCACTGTAGATTCTACTGCAAAGGCCTCTCAGGCTGCAGCTGAATCTGGAAAATCATTTGTCTCTTCCGCTCAAG ATAAAGTTCAGAGCACCGTTGATGTAACTAAAAGTATGGCGCAATCTACAATGGACACAACTTGGACTTACTTCGACTATGCCAAAG ATACTGTACAAAGTACGATACAGACTGCTGTAGATACTTCGAGAACTGCCGCGCAATCTGCTTTGGATGTTGGAAAGACTTATGTTGATAGTGCTAAAG ACACAGTCGCAAGCACAGTTGACCACACATATAAGGCAGCTGGATCAGCAGTTGAAACAGGGAAAAGCTATGTTGGAACTGCTAAAG ATACGGTTGCAAGCACAATTCAGAGCACAGTAGATACCACTAAGAATGTTGCTAACACCGCAGTTGAGACCACAAAGAGTGTTGCTAACTCGGCTGTCGAGAAAGGCAAATCATATGTAGATAGTGCAAAAG AAACCGTAGCAAGCACCGTAGATTCATCAAAGAATGTTGCTGCGTCTGCAGTTGATAAAGGAGTAACTTTAGTGGGATCTGCCAAAG ATACCGTAACAAACACAGTATCTACAACTTTAGATACCACTAAATCAGTTGCTGCATCGGCAGTAGAAAAAGGCACTTCATTAGTTGGATCAGCTAAAG gcACAGTAGCTAGTACTGTAGATACGACCAAAAATGTAGCAGCATCTGCATTTGAAATGGGATCTTCAGCTATTGGTAGTGCAAAAG ATACGATCACTGGAACTATTCAAAGCACTGTAGATACCACAAAAAATGTAGCTTCATCGGCTTTTGAGAAAGGTACCTCACTAGCTGGATCTGCCAaag ACACAGTAACTAGTTCAGTCCAAGGCACAGTTGATACCACCAAATCAGTTGCTTCATCGGCTTTTGAAAAAGGTTCCTCATTAGTTGGAAGTGCCaaag ataCACTTGCTAGCACTGTAGACTCTACTAAGAATGTAGCAGCTTCTGCTATTGAAAAGGGAACGTCAGCTATTGGTAGCGCTAAAG ATACGATATCTAGCACTGTTGCAAGCACTGTAGACTCAACCAAACAAGCTGCATCTACGGCATTCGATACTGGGTCAGCGTTTGTTGGAAGTGCTAAAG ATTCAATTGCTAACAAAGTTCAGAGCACTGtagaaacaacaaaaaatgtaGCCTCAGCTGCAGTTGAAAAGGGGTCATCAATGGTGGAAACTGCTAAAG ATAGCGTAGCTAGCACAGTTAAAAGCACTGTAGATAATACAAAGAACGTCGCATCTGCTGCTGTGGAAAAAGGTTCTTCATTAGTCGGGTCTGCTAAAG TTTCAGTCACTTCCTCATTTTCAATCGCAAAAGACAATGCTGAAGACATTATTGATCACAACAGAAACTACGTTGATGATATTGAAG ACTCTGTAGAAAAGGCTAAGCATAATGTAAAATCAGCAGTAGACGATAGCACAAAGGCCATTGATGCGACTACAG AGAACATGAAAAATAAGTTTGAATCAACTATTAAGAGTAGCAACAAGGCAGCCGATGATGCAGCAAGCGAAGCTAGTG ATTCGATAAACGCCACGGTCGACAGCACCAAGAAGGCTGCTGAAGAAGCCAAAGCTCAAGCCCTGAAAGCAGCTGAAGACGCCAAGGAAAAGGCTCGTCAAGCCGCTGAAGCCGCTAAGGAAGAGGCCAGGAAAGCTGCCGAGGCTGCCAAGGAAGAAGCTAAGAAAGCTGCCA aCTCAGCCGTAGAAGAGTCTAAGAAGGCGGCGGAGAGCGCGGTGGACAGCACGCTGAAGCGCGTGGAGGGCGCCGCGGACGAGGGGCTCAAGAACGCCAGCGCCGCCGTCGACGCCAAGCTCAAGAACGCCGACAAGTACTTGAACGAGAAACGGGATGCG TTGCTGTCCAACATTTCTTCAGCCGCTCACGATGGATCCGAGGGAGCAGCCGGTCTGCTGAGCAAGGGTCTGGCGGCTTTCCCCAAGTAA
- the LOC105394264 gene encoding perilipin-4 isoform X22, with translation MFSGIADGAFRSIGEKTASLFERKKKDAEQLAAEKAAEAAHTVEEQIKKTGEIIGGAQKSAADAASSAQGAGNSAVNALSDELNKVSLAAGEAKDAAAKAVADGKKAIDTTKDTVATTFDSTKKAAESAITSAKDTVSSTLQSTVDTTQKVASSALETGKTYASSAKDTVSSTVQSTVDTTQKLAQSAVETGKSYVGGAKDYVSNTVNSTVDSTAKASQAAAESGKSFVSSAQDKVQSTVDVTKSMAQSTMDTTWTYFDYAKDTVQSTIQTAVDTSRTAAQSALDVGKTYVDSAKDTVASTVDHTYKAAGSAVETGKSYVGTAKDTVASTIQSTVDTTKNVANTAVETTKSVANSAVEKGKSYVDSAKETVASTVDSSKNVAASAVDKGVTLVGSAKDTVTNTVSTTLDTTKSVAASAVEKGTSLVGSAKGTVASTVDTTKNVAASAFEMGSSAIGSAKDTITGTIQSTVDTTKNVASSAFEKGTSLAGSAKDTVTSSVQGTVDTTKSVASSAFEKGSSLVGSAKDTLASTVDTTKNLGASAFEKGTSLVGTAKDTLASTVDSTKNVAASAIEKGTSAIGSAKDTISSTVASTVDSTKQAASTAFDTGSAFVGSAKDSVASTVKSTVDNTKNVASAAVEKGSSLVGSAKVSVTSSFSIAKDNAEDIIDHNRNYVDDIEDSVEKAKHNVKSAVDDSTKAIDATTENMKNKFESTIKSSNKAADDAASEASDSINATVDSTKKAAEEAKAQALKAAEDAKEKARQAAEAAKEEARKAAEAAKEEAKKAANSAVEESKKAAESAVDSTLKRVEGAADEGLKNASAAVDAKLKNADKYLNEKRDALLSNISSAAHDGSEGAAGLLSKGLAAFPK, from the exons atgttcagTGGAATAGCCG ATG GAGCGTTCCGAAGCATCGGTGAGAAGACCGCTTCACTCTTCGAGCGGAAGAAGAAGGACGCTGAACAGCTGGCTGCTGAGAAAGCGGCTGAGGCTGCTCACACGGTCGAGGAGCAGATCAAGAAGACCGGAGAGATCATCGGAGGGGCCCAGAAGAGCGCCGCCGATGCTGCCAGCTCAG CCCAAGGTGCTGGAAACTCTGCCGTGAACGCGCTGAGCGATGAGCTGAACAAGGTCAGCCTGGCTGCAGGGGAGGCCAAGGATGCCGCCGCCAAAGCAGTCGCTGACGGGAAAAAGGCCATCGACACTACTAAAG ATACAGTTGCCACAACTTTTGACAGCACAAAGAAAGCAGCGGAGTCCGCAATCACTTCAGCCAAAG ATACAGTATCAAGCACCCTCCAGAGTACTGTTGACACTACACAAAAAGTTGCTTCTTCCGCTTTGGAAACAGGAAAAACTTACGCTAGTAGCGCCAAAG ATACAGTCTCAAGCACAGTTCAAAGCACTGTAGACACAACACAAAAACTTGCACAGTCAGCCGTTGAAACTGGCAAATCTTATGTCGGAGGTGCTAAAG attacGTGTCTAACACAGTAAACTCCACTGTAGATTCTACTGCAAAGGCCTCTCAGGCTGCAGCTGAATCTGGAAAATCATTTGTCTCTTCCGCTCAAG ATAAAGTTCAGAGCACCGTTGATGTAACTAAAAGTATGGCGCAATCTACAATGGACACAACTTGGACTTACTTCGACTATGCCAAAG ATACTGTACAAAGTACGATACAGACTGCTGTAGATACTTCGAGAACTGCCGCGCAATCTGCTTTGGATGTTGGAAAGACTTATGTTGATAGTGCTAAAG ACACAGTCGCAAGCACAGTTGACCACACATATAAGGCAGCTGGATCAGCAGTTGAAACAGGGAAAAGCTATGTTGGAACTGCTAAAG ATACGGTTGCAAGCACAATTCAGAGCACAGTAGATACCACTAAGAATGTTGCTAACACCGCAGTTGAGACCACAAAGAGTGTTGCTAACTCGGCTGTCGAGAAAGGCAAATCATATGTAGATAGTGCAAAAG AAACCGTAGCAAGCACCGTAGATTCATCAAAGAATGTTGCTGCGTCTGCAGTTGATAAAGGAGTAACTTTAGTGGGATCTGCCAAAG ATACCGTAACAAACACAGTATCTACAACTTTAGATACCACTAAATCAGTTGCTGCATCGGCAGTAGAAAAAGGCACTTCATTAGTTGGATCAGCTAAAG gcACAGTAGCTAGTACTGTAGATACGACCAAAAATGTAGCAGCATCTGCATTTGAAATGGGATCTTCAGCTATTGGTAGTGCAAAAG ATACGATCACTGGAACTATTCAAAGCACTGTAGATACCACAAAAAATGTAGCTTCATCGGCTTTTGAGAAAGGTACCTCACTAGCTGGATCTGCCAaag ACACAGTAACTAGTTCAGTCCAAGGCACAGTTGATACCACCAAATCAGTTGCTTCATCGGCTTTTGAAAAAGGTTCCTCATTAGTTGGAAGTGCCaaag ATACACTCGCTAGTACCGTAGATACCACCAAAAATTTGGGGGCTTCAGCTTTTGAGAAAGGCACATCTTTAGTTGGAACTGCAAAAG ataCACTTGCTAGCACTGTAGACTCTACTAAGAATGTAGCAGCTTCTGCTATTGAAAAGGGAACGTCAGCTATTGGTAGCGCTAAAG ATACGATATCTAGCACTGTTGCAAGCACTGTAGACTCAACCAAACAAGCTGCATCTACGGCATTCGATACTGGGTCAGCGTTTGTTGGAAGTGCTAAAG ATAGCGTAGCTAGCACAGTTAAAAGCACTGTAGATAATACAAAGAACGTCGCATCTGCTGCTGTGGAAAAAGGTTCTTCATTAGTCGGGTCTGCTAAAG TTTCAGTCACTTCCTCATTTTCAATCGCAAAAGACAATGCTGAAGACATTATTGATCACAACAGAAACTACGTTGATGATATTGAAG ACTCTGTAGAAAAGGCTAAGCATAATGTAAAATCAGCAGTAGACGATAGCACAAAGGCCATTGATGCGACTACAG AGAACATGAAAAATAAGTTTGAATCAACTATTAAGAGTAGCAACAAGGCAGCCGATGATGCAGCAAGCGAAGCTAGTG ATTCGATAAACGCCACGGTCGACAGCACCAAGAAGGCTGCTGAAGAAGCCAAAGCTCAAGCCCTGAAAGCAGCTGAAGACGCCAAGGAAAAGGCTCGTCAAGCCGCTGAAGCCGCTAAGGAAGAGGCCAGGAAAGCTGCCGAGGCTGCCAAGGAAGAAGCTAAGAAAGCTGCCA aCTCAGCCGTAGAAGAGTCTAAGAAGGCGGCGGAGAGCGCGGTGGACAGCACGCTGAAGCGCGTGGAGGGCGCCGCGGACGAGGGGCTCAAGAACGCCAGCGCCGCCGTCGACGCCAAGCTCAAGAACGCCGACAAGTACTTGAACGAGAAACGGGATGCG TTGCTGTCCAACATTTCTTCAGCCGCTCACGATGGATCCGAGGGAGCAGCCGGTCTGCTGAGCAAGGGTCTGGCGGCTTTCCCCAAGTAA